Below is a genomic region from Phycisphaerae bacterium.
GCCGGCCATCTCGGATGCCCACACGACCGCTGCGTGTACGTCGCGGACAACGAGAAGAAGGACTTCGCCGGGCCGAACCGTCTCGGCTGGCACACGGTGAAGGTCGAGCGGCCCGAGGCGATTTACGTCCACCACCGCGCTCAGGACCCGCTGTTCAAGCCAGATGTGACGGTAGCGAGTCTCGACGAGATCGAACTGCTGGCCGGCTGATCACTCCGGGCCGCGGTACGGCTCCAGGTGCACCACGACATCCAACACGTCCGGCCCGTCATCCAGGAGCCGCCGTTTGACCTGTTCGGAGATCTCGTGGCCTTCCCAGACCGTCATCTGCGGATCGACCTTGATATGCAGGTCCACGTGCAGCCCTGGCCCGACGAACCGCGTCCGCAGGGCGTGGACCAGTCGCACCCCTTCCGTCGCCATCGCCAGTTCCTCGATCCGTCGGCGGTCGTCCGGCGAAGCGCCCACGTCGGCCAGTTCGCCCAGCGTCGGGTGGACGATCCTCCACGCCGCCTGCAGGATGAACAGCGAAACCACCACCGCCCCAATGTGGTCGACAAACCACCACGGAGGGTAGAGCGCAGCCGCCGCCACCGCCAAGGCGGCGGGAAATGAAGAGAAGGCGTCGGAACGGTGGTGCCACGCGTTGGCCACCACCGCCGATGAACGGATGCGCCGTCCGATCGCCACCGTCCAGCGGTACAGACTCTCCTTGACCACGATCGAGATGATGGCCGCCACAAACGCGATCCAGCCCGGCACGTGCTCGTCGCGTTCCTGCAGCGTCACGATCGCGTGGTAGGCCAGACCCACCGCCACCGCTCCCAGAACCACGCCAATGGCCATGGTGATCAGCGTCTCGATCCGACGATGCCCGTGCGGGTGCTTCTCGTCCGGCGGCTGCGACCAGAACCGAACGCCCACCAGAATCACAATATCGGTGCTGCAGTCGGAGAGGCTGTGTACTGCGTCGGCCACGACCACCTGGCTTCGGCCCAGAATGCCCGCCGTCAGCTTCAGCGCCGCCAGGGCGATGTTGATGACCAAGCCGATCCACGTGACCCGCTTGATCTCCCGCACGCCCTGTGAATGATGTGCATTCAAAACGCCTGCTCCTTCGCGTCCGCCATCGCATGACAGTCCGGCCGCCAAAATGTACCATGACTGCCGGACAGAGGCAATGGACAGTGGACCCACCCGAAGGGTCGGCCGGCATGCCGGTCAATAGGCCCTGACGAGGTTGGCCGACGGGTAGTAGTGCAGGAGAATTTCGACGGCGGTATGGCCCTGGCGGGCCATGCCCTCAGCCCCCCACTGGCACATCCCGACTCCGTGGCCGAAGCCCTGGCCGTCGTACATGACCAGTTCATCCCCCTCGACCCGCAGGCTGCAGCAGGTGGACCGCATGACGCGAGGTCCGGCGATCAG
It encodes:
- a CDS encoding cation transporter, producing the protein MNAHHSQGVREIKRVTWIGLVINIALAALKLTAGILGRSQVVVADAVHSLSDCSTDIVILVGVRFWSQPPDEKHPHGHRRIETLITMAIGVVLGAVAVGLAYHAIVTLQERDEHVPGWIAFVAAIISIVVKESLYRWTVAIGRRIRSSAVVANAWHHRSDAFSSFPAALAVAAAALYPPWWFVDHIGAVVVSLFILQAAWRIVHPTLGELADVGASPDDRRRIEELAMATEGVRLVHALRTRFVGPGLHVDLHIKVDPQMTVWEGHEISEQVKRRLLDDGPDVLDVVVHLEPYRGPE